A genomic stretch from Mauremys mutica isolate MM-2020 ecotype Southern chromosome 18, ASM2049712v1, whole genome shotgun sequence includes:
- the MRRF gene encoding ribosome-recycling factor, mitochondrial isoform X1 — MAMALRWLRQLPPLLHNSSSGLVRPPLRVPLRHTALMLNGCRQCVVHQTMLTRHLATKKAKAKGKGQTQARVNINAALVEDIVSLGEVNGEMQAVVEALQEEFGKNLTIRTSPGALDHITVTTKDGKFPLNQLGQISLKSPQLIIVNMASFPENTAAAIKAIRESGMNLNPEVDGIIIRVPVPKVTREHRESLAKHARQLTNKAKDSLRKVRSNAVNQVKKAKSTVSEDTIKLVEKQIQQMADDTAAEMDKLLAGKTKELLG, encoded by the exons ATGGCCATGGCATTAAGGTGGCTCCGTCAGCTACCTCCCCTGCTTCATAATTCTTCCTCGGGACTAGTAAGGCCACCCCTACGAGTACCTTTGAGGCATACAGCCCTGATGCTGAATGGCTGCAGGCAGTGTGTGGTCCACCAGACAATGCTGACCAGACATCTAGCTACCAAGAAAGCCAAAG ctaaagggaaagggcagACCCAAGCCAGAGTGAATATCAATGCTGCCTTAGTTGAAGATATTGTCAGTCTAGGGGAGGTAAATGGCGAAATGCAGGCAGTGGTGGAAGCCCTTCAGGAAGAATTTGGGAAAAATCTCACTATAAGAACCTCACCAG gTGCTCTTGATCATATAACTGTGACAACAAAAGATGGAAAGTTTCCATTAAACCAGCTTGGACAAATCTCGCTGAAATCTCCTCAGCTCATTATAGTAAATATGGCTAGTTTTCCAGAG AATACAGCTGCAGCTATCAAGGCTATAAGGGAGAGTGGAATGAACCTGAACCCGGAAGTAGATGGAATAATAATTCGGGTGCCAGTTCCTAA GGTAACAAGGGAACACCGTGAAAGCCTGGCCAAACACGCCAGACAGCTTACGAACAAGGCTAAGGACTCCTTGCGAAAGGTCCGGAGTAACGCCGTGAACCAAGTGAAGAAGGCCAAGAGCACAGTGTCTGAAGACACCATTAAGCTGGTAGAAAAGCAG ATCCAGCAAATGGCAGACGACACTGCAGCAGAGATGGACAAGCTCCTGGCAGGGAAGACCAAGGAGCTCCTTGGCTGA
- the MRRF gene encoding ribosome-recycling factor, mitochondrial isoform X2, translating into MAMALRWLRQLPPLLHNSSSGLVRPPLRVPLRHTALMLNGCRQCVVHQTMLTRHLATKKAKAKGKGQTQARVNINAALVEDIVSLGEVNGEMQAVVEALQEEFGKNLTIRTSPGALDHITVTTKDGKFPLNQLGQISLKSPQLIIVNMASFPENTAAAIKAIRESGMNLNPEVDGIIIRVPVPKSSKWQTTLQQRWTSSWQGRPRSSLADCSLDRHTVSSDYGLQRTTDQMFHARS; encoded by the exons ATGGCCATGGCATTAAGGTGGCTCCGTCAGCTACCTCCCCTGCTTCATAATTCTTCCTCGGGACTAGTAAGGCCACCCCTACGAGTACCTTTGAGGCATACAGCCCTGATGCTGAATGGCTGCAGGCAGTGTGTGGTCCACCAGACAATGCTGACCAGACATCTAGCTACCAAGAAAGCCAAAG ctaaagggaaagggcagACCCAAGCCAGAGTGAATATCAATGCTGCCTTAGTTGAAGATATTGTCAGTCTAGGGGAGGTAAATGGCGAAATGCAGGCAGTGGTGGAAGCCCTTCAGGAAGAATTTGGGAAAAATCTCACTATAAGAACCTCACCAG gTGCTCTTGATCATATAACTGTGACAACAAAAGATGGAAAGTTTCCATTAAACCAGCTTGGACAAATCTCGCTGAAATCTCCTCAGCTCATTATAGTAAATATGGCTAGTTTTCCAGAG AATACAGCTGCAGCTATCAAGGCTATAAGGGAGAGTGGAATGAACCTGAACCCGGAAGTAGATGGAATAATAATTCGGGTGCCAGTTCCTAA ATCCAGCAAATGGCAGACGACACTGCAGCAGAGATGGACAAGCTCCTGGCAGGGAAGACCAAGGAGCTCCTTGGCTGACTGCAGCTTGGACAGACACACAGTCAGCAGTGACTATGGACTGCAGAGAACCACGGACCAAATGTTCCATGCTCGGTCGTAG